One Tumebacillus sp. BK434 genomic window carries:
- a CDS encoding DUF456 family protein, which produces MGTAILWLLAVIIASLFMLAAMFTTLVPVLPGGALLVIPGALIYGWMVDFEPFTMAFWIGQAVLVVVNMLSDNVAQILGIKKMGGSKAGMIGGTIGMFVLPMLISFLGPLALIFGPLLGAIIGAMAGEMYMRRKSNEVVKVGFGSALSFLAGTFFKVILVGIQIAWFYIAIF; this is translated from the coding sequence TTGGGTACTGCAATCTTGTGGCTGCTGGCTGTCATCATCGCTTCGCTGTTTATGCTGGCCGCGATGTTCACCACGCTGGTGCCGGTGTTACCTGGCGGTGCGCTGCTGGTCATTCCCGGCGCGCTGATCTATGGCTGGATGGTTGATTTTGAACCGTTTACCATGGCGTTTTGGATTGGGCAGGCTGTGCTTGTCGTCGTCAACATGCTGTCAGACAACGTGGCGCAGATACTTGGGATCAAGAAGATGGGCGGTTCGAAAGCCGGCATGATCGGCGGCACGATCGGGATGTTTGTCCTGCCGATGCTGATCTCGTTCCTCGGTCCGCTGGCGTTGATCTTTGGCCCGCTGCTGGGCGCGATCATCGGGGCGATGGCCGGCGAAATGTACATGCGCCGGAAGAGCAACGAAGTGGTCAAAGTCGGCTTCGGTTCGGCGCTGAGCTTCCTGGCTGGCACGTTTTTCAAAGTGATTTTGGTCGGCATCCAGATCGCTTGGTTCTACATCGCGATTTTTTAA
- the murC gene encoding UDP-N-acetylmuramate--L-alanine ligase, translating to MKKIHFVGIKGTGMSALAQLYARMGYEVSGSDSQEVFFTDELLSNAGITYIGLPSPEKVDHVDLVVHSSAYNHEHIEIRRALELGLPVYTYPELLGQITKERPAVLISGTHGKTTTTSMIGALLTHHDLDPMVVIGSKNYNIGSNARFGDGMLVAEACEYKRNFLNYSPKMLIVNNIDFDHPDYFKDHDDVHLAFQQMVDKLPDDGLLIACGDDSRCRMLKTNAKVLYFGLQANNDIYATNIDEARGVLRFEVWAGSEPLGTVQFRSLGQHNVLNALATIALARHLNIPFAKVQASLKDFQGVYRRFDYLGRLGKMELYDDYAHHPNEIQTTLRAVKNSFPDDRLITVFQPHTYSRTKKFLQEFADSLTLSDEVLLVKLFSSAREADPGDQLSEQLADAIRERGKAVTFVEDLDQGSAYLRQYAQDRQGIVLTMGAGNVRGIGEDSLSLLMESKSE from the coding sequence ATGAAAAAAATTCATTTTGTAGGCATTAAAGGGACTGGAATGAGCGCGTTGGCGCAGTTGTACGCTCGGATGGGTTATGAGGTGTCCGGATCGGACAGTCAGGAAGTGTTTTTTACGGACGAACTGCTCTCGAATGCGGGAATCACATATATCGGCTTACCGTCTCCTGAAAAGGTCGACCACGTGGACCTCGTCGTTCACTCTTCTGCTTACAATCATGAGCACATCGAGATCAGACGGGCGCTGGAGCTCGGACTTCCCGTGTACACGTATCCGGAATTGCTCGGTCAGATCACGAAGGAACGGCCGGCCGTGCTGATTTCCGGCACACACGGCAAGACGACCACCACTTCGATGATCGGCGCACTGCTGACACACCACGATCTCGATCCGATGGTGGTGATCGGCAGCAAAAACTACAACATCGGCAGCAATGCGCGCTTTGGCGACGGGATGCTGGTCGCGGAAGCATGTGAGTACAAGCGCAACTTCCTCAACTACAGCCCGAAAATGCTGATCGTCAACAACATCGACTTCGACCACCCGGACTACTTCAAAGATCATGACGATGTGCACCTGGCCTTTCAGCAGATGGTCGACAAACTGCCCGATGACGGTCTACTCATCGCCTGCGGAGATGATAGCCGCTGCCGGATGCTAAAGACGAATGCAAAAGTGCTTTACTTCGGCCTGCAGGCGAACAATGACATCTACGCCACGAACATTGACGAGGCGCGAGGCGTGCTGCGCTTCGAAGTGTGGGCGGGAAGCGAGCCGCTCGGAACGGTGCAATTCCGCTCGCTTGGGCAGCACAATGTACTGAATGCTCTGGCAACGATCGCGCTGGCCCGGCATTTAAACATTCCATTTGCGAAGGTGCAGGCGTCGCTGAAAGATTTCCAAGGCGTCTATCGCCGCTTCGACTATCTCGGCCGGCTCGGGAAGATGGAGCTGTACGATGATTACGCACACCATCCCAACGAGATTCAGACTACGCTGCGCGCAGTGAAGAACTCGTTCCCGGACGATCGCCTGATCACCGTGTTTCAGCCGCACACCTATTCGCGGACGAAAAAGTTTCTGCAGGAGTTTGCCGATTCGCTGACACTGTCCGACGAGGTCCTGCTGGTCAAATTGTTCTCGTCGGCCCGTGAAGCCGATCCTGGCGATCAACTCTCCGAACAGTTGGCCGACGCGATCCGCGAGCGCGGCAAAGCGGTGACATTTGTAGAAGATCTGGATCAAGGCAGCGCCTATTTGCGCCAGTACGCTCAAGACAGGCAAGGCATCGTGCTCACTATGGGCGCAGGCAACGTTCGGGGCATTGGAGAAGACTCGCTTTCCCTGCTCATGGAGTCCAAATCGGAGTAA
- a CDS encoding tyrosine-type recombinase/integrase: MGILHDEHLITLFLNRPRPKQWSKMTRKAYHRDLEAFLKFIDGTPLAQVTYVQLVEYCYTLQHYASATQQRMINVMRSLFLFAHRLGYLQKNPSVLIAAPRVPIRATHKRSLSVAEAQQLIETAKRIDRAYLIVVLLITTGVRVEELCQGNWGDLYEDMRGNIGWMVRGKGDKDRPVLIRPDVWALLQEFRLKNGLSPELDHRDKTPLLFTRRMTRYRQNGVRDIMYRLSDAAGLSRRISPHILRHTCATFSLEAEAPLLQVQRQMGHESLRTTERYLHDIRELSESAGAYINQVNI; encoded by the coding sequence ATGGGGATCTTGCATGATGAGCATCTGATTACCCTCTTCCTCAATCGCCCCCGACCAAAGCAATGGTCGAAAATGACACGCAAGGCTTATCACCGCGATCTGGAAGCGTTTTTGAAATTTATAGATGGCACTCCCCTCGCCCAAGTGACATATGTGCAGTTGGTCGAGTACTGCTACACCCTGCAGCACTATGCGTCTGCCACGCAGCAGCGCATGATCAATGTGATGCGCTCTTTGTTCCTCTTTGCGCATCGTCTCGGGTACCTTCAGAAAAATCCCTCCGTCTTGATCGCCGCCCCCCGGGTGCCGATCCGGGCGACGCACAAACGTTCGCTGTCGGTGGCCGAAGCGCAACAGCTGATCGAAACGGCCAAACGGATCGACCGTGCCTACCTGATCGTCGTGCTGCTGATCACCACCGGCGTCCGAGTCGAGGAACTTTGTCAGGGCAACTGGGGCGATCTGTATGAAGACATGCGGGGCAACATCGGCTGGATGGTGCGCGGGAAAGGCGACAAAGACCGCCCGGTGTTGATCCGTCCTGATGTCTGGGCGCTGTTGCAAGAGTTCCGCTTGAAAAACGGGTTAAGCCCGGAACTCGACCACCGTGATAAAACCCCACTGCTCTTCACCCGCCGCATGACGCGCTACCGCCAGAACGGAGTGCGTGACATCATGTACCGCCTCTCCGATGCGGCCGGCCTCTCCCGGCGGATCTCGCCGCACATTTTACGCCATACCTGTGCCACGTTTTCCCTGGAGGCGGAAGCGCCGCTTTTGCAAGTGCAGCGGCAGATGGGCCATGAGAGTCTGCGGACGACGGAGCGTTATTTGCACGATATTCGCGAGCTTTCGGAAAGCGCCGGCGCGTATATTAACCAAGTCAATATTTAG
- a CDS encoding glycosyl hydrolase family 18 protein, which yields MSQKQLTYVIVQAGDTLAAIAKRYFTTVGTIARLNGLQKDAVPIPGTLLHVPKIPPKQEPKQKLFRPRIPRYAFAVHTGREGVYPGSDKALLKVGAEGLSGIFPVWFQPSPTEPWELQSFVTPDVIAATTAAARERNVQVWAMLTNSYYTGSVSSKEVAHQVMTADPDRLLNNLFATYTRCGLDGVLLDWFDLYADDHELFTVFLFKMADMCRRSGLKLAVNIPLFPDGEGRPTAALDLELAGQLADLVCLLLNTEHRMYTGAGPLSSISWTENGIRHALEKGVPPHKLLLGVAGYAYDWKGRSETPEYLSFEGALNRARQYRTNVQFDAKSQTPTCRYTDGSGAEHQVWFENTSSMSQKITLVDRYGLAGITMWRLGVEDPGLWTLLRSRWNEVKKLNK from the coding sequence GTGTCCCAGAAGCAGTTGACGTATGTGATCGTGCAGGCGGGCGATACTTTGGCTGCGATTGCGAAGCGTTATTTCACGACCGTTGGGACGATTGCCCGGCTGAACGGCCTGCAAAAAGATGCCGTGCCGATCCCGGGAACGCTGCTGCACGTCCCGAAGATCCCGCCCAAGCAGGAACCGAAACAAAAGCTGTTCCGGCCGCGGATCCCGCGCTATGCATTCGCTGTGCACACCGGACGGGAAGGCGTCTACCCCGGCAGCGACAAAGCGCTGCTCAAAGTAGGGGCGGAAGGGCTGAGCGGCATTTTCCCCGTCTGGTTTCAGCCCTCGCCGACCGAACCGTGGGAGCTGCAGTCGTTCGTGACACCCGATGTGATCGCAGCGACGACGGCGGCCGCCCGCGAGCGCAACGTACAAGTGTGGGCGATGCTCACCAACTCCTACTACACAGGATCCGTTTCCAGCAAAGAGGTCGCGCACCAAGTGATGACGGCCGATCCTGACCGCCTGCTGAACAACCTGTTCGCTACCTATACCCGCTGCGGGCTCGACGGCGTTCTGCTCGACTGGTTTGATCTCTACGCAGACGATCACGAACTCTTCACCGTCTTTCTGTTCAAAATGGCAGACATGTGCCGCCGATCCGGGCTGAAGCTGGCCGTGAACATCCCGCTCTTTCCCGATGGGGAAGGACGGCCGACGGCAGCGCTCGATCTGGAACTTGCCGGGCAATTGGCCGACCTCGTCTGCCTGCTGCTCAACACCGAACACCGCATGTACACAGGGGCGGGACCTTTGTCTTCGATCAGCTGGACGGAAAATGGCATCCGCCACGCGCTGGAAAAAGGCGTCCCGCCGCACAAACTTCTGCTTGGCGTCGCCGGGTATGCTTATGACTGGAAAGGGCGCAGCGAAACGCCCGAATACCTGTCCTTCGAAGGGGCGCTGAACCGCGCCCGTCAATACCGCACCAACGTCCAGTTCGACGCCAAAAGCCAAACGCCGACCTGCCGCTACACCGATGGCAGCGGGGCGGAGCATCAAGTCTGGTTCGAAAATACGTCCAGCATGTCGCAAAAAATCACCTTGGTTGACCGTTATGGTCTTGCGGGGATCACCATGTGGCGCTTGGGGGTGGAAGATCCGGGGTTGTGGACGCTGCTACGTTCACGTTGGAATGAAGTTAAAAAGCTTAACAAATAA
- a CDS encoding glycosyl hydrolase family 18 protein: protein MEGSKITYAIVKAGETWGDLATRYEVSIEELLQLNRGVREVTEGDLVKVIQEAPHFKHRRRAHYVLGFYTGPMGVTMPGSQGTLERQAGKLSAIAPYYFDIDRSRSGQIKARVSPQLIKETIRDAHQRGVKVLASIHNTDKHPNISGNDALHSVLRAHRMPFYNHLFALLKEYGFDGINLDFEHLRPGDKHLYTDFVRDLSNRARAQNYTLTVDVLGDVAKTPYSLDFDYPGVAESVDHLGIMTYDQFRPTQAVPGPVAGLPWVAGTIQAALNEGVAPEKILLGIGSYGYDWTVGQPNPRALSHSAAESLRRRENAVVQFHPSHKVPFFTYTDKKGQPHEVWYEDARSIALKLDLVRRHNLAGILFWRLGLEDPAAWGVIQAKLGPII, encoded by the coding sequence ATGGAGGGGTCCAAGATCACCTATGCGATCGTCAAAGCTGGAGAGACATGGGGAGATCTCGCAACACGCTATGAAGTCAGCATCGAGGAGTTGCTACAACTGAACCGCGGCGTCCGCGAGGTCACCGAAGGCGACCTCGTCAAAGTCATCCAGGAAGCGCCGCACTTCAAGCATCGCCGCCGCGCGCACTATGTGCTCGGCTTTTATACCGGCCCGATGGGCGTGACGATGCCGGGCAGCCAAGGAACGCTGGAACGTCAGGCGGGTAAATTGAGCGCGATCGCGCCGTACTACTTTGACATCGACCGCAGCCGGTCAGGGCAGATCAAAGCGCGCGTCTCGCCGCAGCTGATCAAAGAGACGATTCGCGACGCGCATCAGCGGGGTGTGAAAGTGCTCGCTTCGATCCACAACACCGACAAACATCCGAACATCTCCGGCAACGATGCCTTGCACAGCGTGTTGCGGGCGCACCGGATGCCATTTTATAACCATTTGTTCGCCTTGCTCAAAGAATACGGTTTTGACGGCATCAACCTCGATTTTGAACACCTGAGACCGGGTGATAAACACCTCTACACCGACTTTGTGCGCGACCTGTCCAATCGGGCCCGCGCTCAAAATTACACGTTGACGGTCGACGTGCTGGGCGATGTGGCCAAAACGCCATACTCACTCGACTTCGACTATCCGGGGGTGGCTGAGTCGGTCGATCACCTCGGGATCATGACCTATGACCAATTCAGGCCGACCCAAGCGGTACCGGGTCCCGTCGCCGGGCTTCCTTGGGTGGCGGGCACGATCCAAGCCGCCCTGAACGAAGGTGTTGCCCCGGAGAAAATCTTGCTCGGCATCGGCAGTTACGGCTACGACTGGACGGTGGGGCAGCCCAATCCGCGCGCTCTGTCGCACAGTGCGGCCGAAAGTCTGCGCCGCCGTGAAAATGCGGTCGTACAGTTTCATCCGTCTCATAAAGTGCCCTTCTTCACCTATACTGACAAAAAAGGGCAGCCGCACGAAGTCTGGTATGAAGACGCGCGCAGCATCGCGCTGAAGCTCGATCTCGTGCGCCGGCACAATCTGGCGGGCATCCTGTTTTGGCGTCTCGGACTGGAAGACCCGGCCGCCTGGGGCGTGATCCAGGCCAAACTGGGGCCGATCATCTAA
- the nagA gene encoding N-acetylglucosamine-6-phosphate deacetylase: protein MSKFILQGKLVYDGAVLDPGVLICEEGKITYAGPSRGERPDLTHSSGYIVPGYVDIHVHGANGSDVMDGTTAAVHDIAKSLSAYGVTSFLATTLTAGIEQLHAVLTACKQAAQSAVGGAELLGVHLEGPWINPKHKGAQNGSHVIGPTLEEAQALLQSGEGLVKLVTMAPETPNASAVIAYLTSQGVNVSVGHSDATYEQVKAAIPHGLGHVTHCYNAMRPLHHREPGVVGAAMYHDELTAELIADGIHVHPVAMSILYRLKHSDGLVLVSDGMRAVGMEDGSYDLGGLNVVMQNGEARLEDGTLAGSTLTLEKAVQNMVNLCGVPLPDAVKMASETPARVIGAGERKGRLASGFDADFLLLDRQLNVSAVYRGGQLIHQRHSD from the coding sequence GTGAGCAAATTCATACTGCAAGGCAAATTGGTTTACGACGGCGCGGTGCTCGACCCCGGAGTTCTCATCTGCGAGGAAGGCAAAATCACGTATGCCGGCCCATCGCGCGGGGAACGCCCCGATCTGACGCACAGTTCCGGCTACATCGTGCCCGGCTATGTGGACATCCACGTCCACGGGGCCAACGGATCTGACGTGATGGACGGCACCACGGCCGCCGTGCACGACATCGCGAAGTCGCTTTCCGCATACGGTGTCACCTCGTTCCTCGCCACTACGCTGACAGCCGGGATCGAACAGTTGCACGCTGTTCTCACCGCCTGCAAACAGGCAGCCCAGAGCGCAGTTGGCGGGGCCGAACTGCTCGGCGTGCACCTCGAAGGTCCGTGGATCAACCCCAAGCACAAAGGCGCGCAAAACGGCAGTCACGTCATCGGCCCGACCTTGGAGGAGGCTCAGGCGCTCCTGCAATCGGGAGAAGGTCTCGTCAAACTGGTCACCATGGCCCCGGAGACCCCCAACGCCTCCGCTGTCATCGCATACCTGACCAGCCAAGGTGTCAATGTCTCCGTCGGACATTCTGACGCCACTTACGAGCAGGTCAAAGCTGCGATCCCACACGGCCTCGGGCATGTCACGCACTGCTACAACGCGATGCGCCCGCTGCACCACCGGGAGCCGGGCGTCGTCGGTGCGGCGATGTACCACGACGAGCTGACTGCCGAACTGATCGCCGACGGCATCCACGTCCATCCGGTGGCGATGAGCATACTCTATCGCTTGAAGCACAGTGACGGCCTCGTGCTCGTCTCAGACGGGATGCGCGCCGTCGGCATGGAGGACGGCTCCTACGACCTCGGCGGGCTGAACGTGGTGATGCAAAATGGCGAAGCGCGCCTCGAAGACGGCACCTTGGCCGGGAGCACCTTGACGCTGGAGAAAGCGGTACAAAACATGGTCAACCTCTGCGGTGTCCCGCTGCCCGATGCGGTGAAAATGGCCTCCGAAACTCCGGCCCGTGTCATCGGGGCAGGGGAGCGCAAAGGGCGTTTGGCATCAGGCTTTGATGCCGACTTTCTGCTGCTCGACCGACAACTGAACGTCAGCGCCGTCTACCGGGGCGGTCAACTGATCCATCAAAGGCACTCCGACTGA
- a CDS encoding glucosamine-6-phosphate deaminase — protein sequence MTGLPAQLRGLVIEGIEQSYRTFMEAKLFRHIDIFTDRTHIPLGLPQDVAAHCADYERQIAEHGGIDIQVLGIGRNGHIGFNEPGEAFGRLTHRVTLSDSTRQANARFFSQQEEVPTYAITMGLKSIMNARRVLLLAAGADKSSAVCRAVCGDVSEAHPASVLKLHPNCVFVLDDAAAAELPAAFRQNKEVAK from the coding sequence ATGACGGGCTTGCCGGCTCAACTGCGCGGGCTGGTGATCGAAGGCATCGAGCAAAGTTATCGTACTTTTATGGAAGCAAAGCTGTTTCGCCACATCGACATCTTCACAGACAGGACCCACATTCCGCTTGGGCTGCCCCAAGATGTGGCCGCCCACTGTGCAGACTACGAACGGCAGATCGCCGAACACGGCGGGATCGACATCCAAGTGCTCGGCATCGGCCGCAACGGACATATCGGATTTAACGAACCGGGGGAAGCGTTCGGCCGGCTGACCCACCGCGTCACACTGTCGGACAGCACGCGTCAAGCGAATGCCCGCTTTTTCTCACAGCAAGAAGAAGTGCCGACCTACGCGATCACGATGGGACTGAAAAGCATCATGAACGCACGCCGCGTCCTGCTGCTCGCCGCCGGCGCCGACAAAAGTTCAGCGGTCTGTCGCGCAGTCTGCGGCGACGTGAGCGAAGCGCATCCTGCCTCGGTGCTGAAACTGCATCCCAACTGCGTGTTCGTGCTGGATGACGCCGCTGCGGCCGAACTTCCCGCCGCGTTCCGGCAAAACAAGGAGGTGGCGAAGTGA
- a CDS encoding carbohydrate ABC transporter permease: protein MELRRASSNFITYTVLVVWAIISLLPLYWVFTTALQLSEYHDETTGQVISYVESEPPKLYPMGIPKYFEEWGKARDAEAAGDVAQAEHYRERMDMIVEDTFSGFKTLFAGTNIWRWFFNSAYIAIVVTLGILLLDTMAGYVLAKKRFPGRNFIFWLIIATMMIPGQITLVPLFMMVGKLNLMNTHWALILPDLSMVFGVFLMRQYMLSIPTELIEAARIDGASEWKTFWKIVVPLAKPALATLGIFTFMSVWNSFLWPIIVLDNADLYTLPVGLKTLQDQNLAIFKLLMSGAAVAAVPMIIVFIAFQRYFIRGLTLGGVKE, encoded by the coding sequence ATGGAATTGAGACGCGCATCTTCAAATTTCATCACCTACACCGTCTTGGTGGTCTGGGCGATCATCTCCTTGCTTCCGCTGTACTGGGTATTCACGACCGCGCTGCAGCTTTCCGAATACCATGATGAAACGACGGGACAAGTGATCTCGTACGTCGAGTCGGAGCCGCCGAAGCTGTATCCGATGGGGATACCGAAGTATTTTGAAGAGTGGGGCAAGGCGCGCGATGCGGAAGCTGCCGGAGATGTGGCACAGGCGGAGCATTACCGCGAGCGGATGGACATGATCGTCGAGGACACGTTCTCCGGATTCAAGACATTGTTTGCGGGGACGAACATCTGGCGTTGGTTCTTCAACTCGGCGTACATTGCGATCGTGGTGACGCTGGGCATTTTGCTGCTCGATACGATGGCCGGGTATGTGTTGGCGAAAAAGCGGTTTCCGGGCCGGAATTTCATCTTCTGGCTGATCATCGCCACGATGATGATTCCGGGGCAGATCACCTTGGTGCCGCTGTTTATGATGGTAGGGAAACTCAACTTGATGAACACGCACTGGGCGTTGATCCTGCCCGACTTGTCGATGGTGTTCGGGGTGTTCCTGATGCGCCAGTACATGCTGTCGATCCCGACGGAGCTGATTGAGGCGGCGCGCATCGACGGCGCTTCGGAGTGGAAGACGTTCTGGAAGATCGTCGTGCCGCTGGCCAAACCGGCGTTGGCGACCTTGGGGATTTTTACGTTTATGAGCGTGTGGAACTCGTTTTTGTGGCCGATCATCGTGCTCGATAATGCCGACCTTTATACGCTGCCGGTCGGGCTGAAGACGCTGCAGGATCAGAACCTGGCGATCTTTAAGCTGCTGATGAGCGGCGCAGCGGTGGCGGCGGTGCCGATGATCATCGTGTTTATCGCCTTCCAGCGCTACTTCATCCGCGGCTTGACCTTGGGCGGCGTGAAGGAATGA